GGCACTGCGGACTTTGACTCCGCCGGAAAAGGTTCGAGTCCTTTTCCCGCAATTTTCGATGGGTGTGTGGTGTAAAGGAAGCATCTGTCTTTACGAAGGACAGGATGGAGGTTCGAGTCCTCCCACACCCACATCAGACTTTCCGGTCGGCGGCGCGGGAACCCCAGGCTTCCTGTTGGGTTTTCGCGTTCCGCATCGACGTTCTAAACGGAAATCCACGCAATCATAGCTGAGTGGACACAGCATCCTGCTAGACAGGAGAACGCCGGTTCGAATCCGGCTGGTTGCGCCTTACTGTTAGCTCAGATGGGTAGAGCTGTTGACTGATAATCAACTAGTCCCGGGTTCAACTCCCGGACAGTAGCGATCATGGCGAAAAGGTATACGCACCGGTCTCAGGAACCGATGCCCGCAAGGGCGTGTGGGTTCGACTCCCACTGATCATGGCCTGGCCCGCCTTAAAGGCCTCCTAGCCTCCAACGCTAGACCAAACCGCCCAAAGGGATTGAGGGCGACTCGTGACAACCCGAAGGGCCGGACCGACTCCCGTCGGTTCCGGAACTTCAGCATAAACACCACCTGCGGAATTGTGGATACCGGTTCTGGAAGGATGAGACCTGCTCGGAGCGGGGGATTTGCCTTGGACTTTGCACTTCGGTGCGAGCCTTTGGCATGCCCTCGGGAAGATGCAGACTCATCTGCCCAGCTCCTCAAGCTCTTCCCCGTGGCCGGTTTGTGTGGTTGATCGTCTCGTCTGAAATCCCTGCGGGCACCTCTTTTCAACACCTCGTGCAATGTCGAGGTAGTAACACTCTCACGCGCTGATGGACTCATCGGCGCATCAACCACAACCACAACGAAGGAAACATCATGCGCATCATCAAACGCATCTACATTCCGTATGAGCATGTAGGTTTGAAATTCCGTGATGGTCAATTCGTCGAACTGCTCGAGGCAGGGCGTCAATGGATCTTCGATCCGTTCGGCCGCATTGCTGTCAACATTGTTTGGCAGGGTGAGCCGTGGATCGAAGCTTCCAAGGCGCAGCTCCGGCAGCTTCGCGAAACCAGCGGGATCGACGATCACGCCAGTTTCATTGACCTGAACGACAACCAGCGGGCCATCGTATGGCTCGACGGTCGTTTCTACGGGATTCTCAAGCCGGGTCTCTACGGCTACTGGAACTCTCCGGTAAAGACCAAGGTCGAGATCGTGGACGTTGAAGACATTCGTTTTCAACACCCGCAGTTCGACATTATCACCAAGGACAAGGACGCCGCCGTTCACCTCAACATCCACGAGATCGAAGACGGTGGAGTGGGCGTGCTCTACGTCGATGGCGAGTTCTCGGAAATCCTCAAACCGGGACGTTACGCATTCTGGAAGAACGTCCGCAAGATTCGGATTTATTCTTACAGTCTGCGCGAGAAAGTTCTCGACGTAACCGGTCAGGAAATCATGACTGCCGACAAGGTAACTCTCCGGCTCAACGCTGTTCTCAGCTACCGTCTGGAGGACGTGCAGAAAGTGGCTGAATCCGCAGAAAACGTGGAGCAAGCGCTCTACCGTGAGATTCAGCTCATCATCCGTGCAGAAGTCGGTGGGCGGACTCTGGACCAGCTGCTGGCCGATAAGTCGGCCGTTGCCAATGAGGCCCTGAGTGCCATTCGCGCGAAAGCGTCGGAGTATGGCGTAGCGGTCCAAGGACTGGGTATCCGCGATGTCATTCTGCCGGGTGACATGAAGGAACTGCTCAACCAGGTGATCGAGGCCGAGAAAGCCGCACAGGCAAACAACATCAAGCGCCGGGAAGAAACCGCTGCCATGCGTAGCCAGCTCAACTCAGCAAAGCTGATTGAGCAGAACCCGACCCTGATGCGTCTGCGTGAACTCGAGTCTGTCGAGAAGATTACCGAGAAAGCCAACCTGCAAATCTTCGTAGGAGATGGGCAGGAGCTCAGTAAGCGGATCGTCAAACTCATCTAGACCAGCCCCGGAGCAAAGAAGCTCCGGGGCTTTTTCGTTTCTATTCACAACCCAATAAACGCCCTTCCGGGCATCCACTATGAACCAACAAGAAATTGATTTCATTCGCGGCTGCCTTCCGAGGGGTCGCACAAAATACTACACATTTCGGGACAAGTATGTGTTCCAGATCCTTTCGTGGATTTTGGGATCCGAAAGTATGCACGTCAGAGAACTGAAGGCCCATCCCTTGCTCTCCCGTTTTGTCGAACGGCCGTCCTTCGTTCTCTTTCTTCGCAAGATTCGTCAAGAGAGGATTGATGCGAGCAATCTGAATGCTTACTGGCCAAGACACCGGGATATCCAAGCGTTTCGATTGACCCTCGCGAAATGGGGAGATTTTGATCCGATCAATGATCATTGGAACCAAACGACTCGTCGTGGGTTTAACCTTGTTCTTCAGATCAATTACCCTGTCGAACATGGTCGAGCCTACCATGACTTAAATCAGGAAAAAGAGAATCCCTTGAGGCTGGGTTATTCCGGACATCCGGTGCGTTTTGGCCAAGTGACGACTATGTCATGGGCGCGGATCGATATCGATCTCGGCGAGGGCACTGCGCTGATCGAAGAAATCCAGACGGATTGGCTTCGAGATGCCCGGGAGAAAGGGCAGCGATTGCGATCAAAGTTACTGGCTGGAGAGATCTCCCGGTATGACGAATGGCGAGGGATCAAGATTCACAGGATTCTCCGATATCTGGATGCATACATTGAACCACTGGTGAAGTTCTGGGATGAAGTAACCCTCGAAACCACGCTCTGGTTTCTAAAGGAAGAGCTAGGCGTGAACCAGATTTACTACCATACTTGGGAGACTGGTCTGTGGTGTAAACGTCTCACGCGACAAAGCGGTCCTCCCCGTTCTCTTTATGAAAGACTCCCTAAGCGATTTGGATTTGTGAAGGTGAACCATGGACCTGGTTTCATCGATCGAAGCCATGACGTTTTTAGAAGGATTAAGAAAGATCGTTTGAAGACTCATGAAAATCGTTGGTGGCACTTGAACCTGAATCGTCACGAGAGCCATGACCGCCGAGATTGATTCTTATCGCAAGTAAGTGAATTTCCGCAGCACCCATTCCAGGGGTCCCATGGGAAAGTGGCGGAGCCAGACAAGACTGATGAGACACTGAAGGGAAAAGAACCCACATACGATTAGGATTTGCGAAAGAGGTGGGACTTTCCCGTAAAGGCCGAGCCCGTATCCGTAGAAAAGGAGACTGATAAAAGTGGATTGAAGAAGATACTGGGTGAGGGCCATTCGGCCAACGGCTGCGAGAGACTTTTGCAACCATCTAAATCTCTCCTTACGAAGCAGCCTTCGAAGGCCGAGAAAGTGGAGAATTCCGAGAGCTGGCCCTCCGAAAGTCGATAGCACGAAGCAGATAATGGAAAGGCCGTAGGATGATTCATCGTAGATCAAATAGACGTAGGCGAGTTTCCCGATGATTGCGGTGGGTATGATCCAGAGAAGTGCTTTGCGAAATATTGAGCGCTCGCCCGGCTTTTGCCGGAATCCGCCGACACGGATCATCCACAGTCCCAAGAGCATCATCCCGAGGCATTGGAAGAAAGTGAAGAAGATCACTACCGGCTCGTAAAAGTACTCGGTCCAGCGGGTTCTTGCGACCTGCCCGAAGTCTTCGAGCAGGTATCCGTCATTTAGATACGCTATCCAAGACCGAATGGCAGTTTCATAGTCGAGGTCCAACTGCTCGTATAAAGCGGAGTCAGCCAGGGGGATGAGAAGTAATCCTGCGAAGAAGAGGGTGGGTAAAATGAAAAGGAGAACCGCCCAAATGAGCAGAGTGCGACTTTTCCTTCTTCGAAAAAAGGGCAGAAAAAGGCCGGACATCGCGTAGATCATCAGAATATCCCCAAACCAAAGAACGGTAACGTGGAAAAAACCCAGAACTCCGATCAGAAACAAACGACGGTAGTAGGCGGGAAGCCCGATTCCACTTTGGCGGCTCCCGAACGGGTCCATCATGAGGCCAAAACTGGCGCCAAAAAGGAGTGAAAAGAGAAAGATAAAGGCACCGTCAGCGAGAAGGTGCCGGGCCAGCGATACGGCAAAAGAAACCGGATCGGTGAAAACTGCGAACGATCCGTAGGCCATACTCGGTGCAGCCATCATGCTCATGTTGACGAGAAAAATGCCGAAGACAGCGAAGCCCCGAAGACTGTCCATGAAGGCAATCCGCTCGGTGGAATTGATAGGTCCGAAAGACTGGGATTTAGTCACGGTTTGAGCCACTACTCCCTAGGATACTGACGGAAAGTTACCAAATTTCAGCGACAAATGCCTAAGGTCTTTAGGGGTTCTGCTCTTCTCGGTCTAATCAAAATGCGCCTTTTCGAAACTGCGTCTTCGGTATTCGCCGGGAGTAATCCCTTCTGCAGCTTTAAAGCGACGATTGAATTGGGAGAGAGATTGGAAGCCGCTTTCAAAAGCGCAGTCCGTAATAGGTTTGCGGGAATTGCGGAGTAGCTCTCGGCAATGGTCGAGACGCACTTGGTTCAAGTATTCCGAGAAGGTGATACCCAGACTCGCATGAAAGAGGCGGGACAGCCTTTCGCGTCCTAGGCCGACCTGATCTGCAATCATGCCCAAGGTGATGTGTCCTTGAGTGCCCTTCTCGCGGAGCAAGCGCGCTGCGAGCATCACTTGTCCGGGAAGAGCGCCTCCGAGAACACCCTCGCTTTGGTAGAGGATCCGGTTGCCGAGTGCTTCCGCGACCATTGCAAGCAGCCTCTTGAGAGAATTTCTTTGGTCGGCAGGGAGGTCAGCCGGACAAAGAAAAGCAGCCACCTGAACCTTTCCGACAAAAAAGGGAACTGAGAAACGACTACGGTTCTTCTTGGGCAATTCTTTGGAAGTAGCGATTTCGATTTCAATTCCCGTGAGCTGAAAGAAGTCGTTTACGGTTTGTTCGGCCAACCCGGATCTCATCAGACGAGCAAAAAGGACCTCCTTTGCAATATTAGTCATTTTTATCTGAAAAATGCACGCATTGAGGTCAACTAATGCACAGTTTGGCACCAGATGCCGAGCGGAAAATCAAAAATCTCTCTAGGGTCGCTCGTTCACCATGACCACAGCCACTGAATACAAACATCCTCTCCTTCCGTTCGAATTGCCGGAATCCGTCGCTGCTTTGCTGGCTAGAGCACCGCAGGTATCGGTTCCGAAAAGCGTTGCAGATCTCCACGCCCTGGCGATTCGGGATCGCGATGAGCGGGGGTATCACAAGGTATCTTACGAAGTGGAAGGGAGGGGCGAAGTTGTCGAGGCGGAAGTGTGCCGGGTGAAGAATGGCATCGCGGCGAATTACCTTGAGCCCTACATGCGGAGGCGGGATCCGGATTGTATGGTCATCGGTGACGACCGCGCGACCGACAAGCCGACGTTCCGGGAGCGTTTCGGTTCAGACTTCAACGAGCTGCGGGAAGACACCTTCGATTGGCTGGCTGGTCAGCCATTGGCGGTTTTCCCGTTTTCGGCCGGGATCGAGGGAAAAGGAACGGATGCGATCGTGATCGCTCCGGATAACGCAGGGTTCTTTGCAATGGGGCTAGCACTGCTTCAGGGAATGCTGACGCCAGACGAGATCCCCGAAGGATTTTCGCCCAAAGCGGTCATTTATGTAGCTCCTCCATTCCGGCACACTCACTTCGATGGCAGGCAGGTGGTCGTCCACAATCGGCTCAACGGCATGCATGAGCTTTACAGCTACAACCTCTATCCCGGACCCAGTGCCAAGAAGGGAATCTACGGCGTGCTCCTCAATCTTGGTGAATCTGAGCATTGGCTGACCATGCATTGCTCAACGGTAAAGGTGGTAACTCCCTACGAAACGAGCATTGTGATTTCCCATGAGGGCGCCAGTGGTGGCGGAAAAAGTGAGTTGCTGGAGCAAGCGCATCGCGAAGCGGATGGATCTCTCCTCATGGGAAAGAATACCGAGACCGGCGAATCCCGTTTTCTCAGCCTACCGCAAAACTGCGAACTGGGCGCGGTT
This window of the Verrucomicrobiota bacterium genome carries:
- a CDS encoding slipin family protein, producing the protein MRIIKRIYIPYEHVGLKFRDGQFVELLEAGRQWIFDPFGRIAVNIVWQGEPWIEASKAQLRQLRETSGIDDHASFIDLNDNQRAIVWLDGRFYGILKPGLYGYWNSPVKTKVEIVDVEDIRFQHPQFDIITKDKDAAVHLNIHEIEDGGVGVLYVDGEFSEILKPGRYAFWKNVRKIRIYSYSLREKVLDVTGQEIMTADKVTLRLNAVLSYRLEDVQKVAESAENVEQALYREIQLIIRAEVGGRTLDQLLADKSAVANEALSAIRAKASEYGVAVQGLGIRDVILPGDMKELLNQVIEAEKAAQANNIKRREETAAMRSQLNSAKLIEQNPTLMRLRELESVEKITEKANLQIFVGDGQELSKRIVKLI
- a CDS encoding DUF418 domain-containing protein, with protein sequence MTKSQSFGPINSTERIAFMDSLRGFAVFGIFLVNMSMMAAPSMAYGSFAVFTDPVSFAVSLARHLLADGAFIFLFSLLFGASFGLMMDPFGSRQSGIGLPAYYRRLFLIGVLGFFHVTVLWFGDILMIYAMSGLFLPFFRRRKSRTLLIWAVLLFILPTLFFAGLLLIPLADSALYEQLDLDYETAIRSWIAYLNDGYLLEDFGQVARTRWTEYFYEPVVIFFTFFQCLGMMLLGLWMIRVGGFRQKPGERSIFRKALLWIIPTAIIGKLAYVYLIYDESSYGLSIICFVLSTFGGPALGILHFLGLRRLLRKERFRWLQKSLAAVGRMALTQYLLQSTFISLLFYGYGLGLYGKVPPLSQILIVCGFFSLQCLISLVWLRHFPMGPLEWVLRKFTYLR
- a CDS encoding helix-turn-helix transcriptional regulator; this encodes MTNIAKEVLFARLMRSGLAEQTVNDFFQLTGIEIEIATSKELPKKNRSRFSVPFFVGKVQVAAFLCPADLPADQRNSLKRLLAMVAEALGNRILYQSEGVLGGALPGQVMLAARLLREKGTQGHITLGMIADQVGLGRERLSRLFHASLGITFSEYLNQVRLDHCRELLRNSRKPITDCAFESGFQSLSQFNRRFKAAEGITPGEYRRRSFEKAHFD